In one Rutidosis leptorrhynchoides isolate AG116_Rl617_1_P2 chromosome 8, CSIRO_AGI_Rlap_v1, whole genome shotgun sequence genomic region, the following are encoded:
- the LOC139863445 gene encoding protein VAPYRIN-like, which yields MDRLISLEPSNVVIIRIENGQKCCGELTLKNVMYTMPVAFRLQPVNKACYIVRPQSGIISPLTTLTIEITYDFNHNSCLPKSVPYCDDSFLLHSVVVPGAAVKNPSSTHDSVPSDWFTARKKQVFVDSGIRVMFVGSVVMASLVKNGSMDEIRDVIEKSDSSWRAVDSVDGEGQTLLHLAISQSRADLVQLLLEFVPDIEARNRFGLTPLEAASASGESLIVELLLAHRASTQRSKSSTWGPLHLTASGGHVDVLRLLLLKGADVNMLTKDGNTALHLAVEERRRDCSRLLLTSGARTEIRNYGAGDTPLHIAASLGDDYMVKLLLQKGAYKSILNQSRKTAYDVAAEEGHTKLFDALGLGDMLCIAARKGELRTINRILENGALVNGQDQHGWTILHRASFKGRVEVVRYLIEKGVDINARDEDGYTALHCAVESGHVDVLELLVKKGADVEARTNKGVTPMQIAESLNYSGIKRVLIQGGASNEPTRISKTAPAFSVTNGLLKLSKGKERDSIKKKSTRAKAMFDQSGAALVAI from the coding sequence ATGGACAGATTGATCAGTTTAGAGCCATCTAATGTGGTTATCATACGTATCGAAAATGGTCAAAAGTGTTGTGGTGAGCTCACTTTGAAAAATGTTATGTACACCATGCCTGTAGCCTTTAGGCTCCAACCTGTGAACAAGGCTTGTTACATCGTCCGACCACAATCGGGGATAATATCTccgttgactactttgaccattgAAATCACTTATGATTTCAATCATAATTCGTGTCTCCCAAAGTCGGTTCCTTATTGCGACGACTCGTTTTTGTTGCATAGTGTGGTGGTTCCTGGTGCAGCTGTTAAGAACCCTTCATCGACTCATGATTCGGTCCCTAGTGATTGGTTTACTGCAAGGAAGAAACAAGTGTTTGTTGATAGCGGAATTAGGGTCATGTTTGTTGGGTCAGTTGTGATGGCTAGTCTTGTGAAGAATGGGTCCATGGATGAAATAAGGGATGTAATAGAGAAGAGTGACTCGAGCTGGCGAGCAGTTGACTCTGTTGACGGCGAAGGTCAAACGTTGCTTCACTTAGCGATTAGTCAAAGTCGAGCCGACTTGGTTCAATTATTACTCGAGTTTGTACCAGATATAGAGGCTCGAAACAGATTCGGCCTGACACCACTCGAGGCTGCATCAGCCTCGGGTGAAAGTTTGATTGTTGAACTCTTACTGGCTCATAGAGCCAGTACACAGAGGTCAAAATCGTCCACATGGGGCCCACTTCACCTGACGGCAAGTGGGGGCCATGTGGACGTTTTAAGGCTCCTTTTACTTAAAGGAGCCGATGTCAACATGCTTACAAAAGATGGGAACACTGCTTTACATTTGGCGGTAGAGGAACGAAGACGAGACTGCTCACGCCTGCTGTTAACTAGTGGGGCCCGAACAGAAATCCGGAACTATGGTGCCGGGGACACACCATTGCATATAGCTGCATCTCTTGGAGATGACTACATGGTCAAGCTTTTATTACAAAAGGGGGCTTACAAAAGCATTCTTAACCAATCTCGAAAAACCGCATATGATGTGGCGGCCGAAGAGGGACACACAAAGCTTTTCGATGCACTCGGCCTTGGTGACATGTTATGTATAGCAGCAAGAAAAGGTGAACTGAGAACCATTAACAGGATTCTTGAAAATGGAGCATTGGTCAACGGGCAGGACCAACACGGATGGACCATTTTGCACCGGGCTTCGTTCAAGGGTCGGGTTGAAGTGGTCAGATACTTAATCGAAAAAGGGGTTGATATCAATGCAAGAGATGAAGATGGGTACACGGCCCTGCACTGCGCTGTGGAGTCTGGACATGTAGACGTGCTAGAGTTGTTGGTTAAAAAGGGCGCTGACGTGGAAGCAAGAACCAATAAGGGTGTGACACCTATGCAAATAGCCGAGTCATTAAACTACTCGGGAATCAAACGGGTACTGATCCAAGGAGGTGCAAGTAATGAGCCCACACGTATCAGCAAAACCGCACCAGCGTTTTCAGTTACAAACGGCCTGCTAAAATTGAGCAAAGGTAAAGAAAGGGACTCGATTAAGAAAAAGAGTACTCGAGCTAAAGCAATGTTTGATCAATCTGGTGCAGCATTGGTTGCGATTTGA